The following proteins are encoded in a genomic region of Paenibacillus sp. FSL H3-0469:
- the mntR gene encoding transcriptional regulator MntR, with amino-acid sequence MPTPSMEDYLERIYKLIDEKGYARVSDIAEGLEVHPSSVTKMIQKLDKDEYLIYEKYRGLVLTSKGKKVGKRLVDRHQLLEEFLGIIGVQQEHIYKDVEGIEHHLSWDSITRIETLVEYFRRDEARVQTLYDIHHEIASDS; translated from the coding sequence ATGCCAACACCCAGCATGGAGGATTATTTGGAGCGCATATATAAGCTCATCGACGAGAAGGGTTATGCGCGGGTCTCGGATATTGCCGAGGGGCTGGAAGTCCATCCCTCCTCTGTGACCAAGATGATCCAAAAACTGGATAAGGACGAATATCTCATCTATGAGAAATATCGTGGGCTTGTCCTAACAAGCAAAGGAAAAAAAGTGGGGAAACGTCTTGTGGACCGCCATCAGCTGCTGGAGGAGTTCCTCGGGATTATTGGGGTACAGCAAGAGCATATTTATAAGGATGTTGAAGGCATTGAGCATCACTTGAGCTGGGATTCCATCACCCGGATCGAAACGCTGGTGGAATATTTCCGCCGGGATGAAGCGCGTGTGCAGACCTTGTACGATATTCACCATGAGATAGCCAGCGATTCATAA
- the splB gene encoding spore photoproduct lyase: MSLITPERPPAKRTRKPTGLFIPELVFFEPDALNYPKGERIMEWVKSRNIPYRMTTSHNRITNLPGETEVEQYKIAKRTLVVGLRKTLTFDQSKPSADYAIPIATGCMGHCHYCYLQTTLGAKPYIRVYVNTGDIIDAAKKYITERSPEITTFEAACTSDPLGLEHITGSLTELIEFMAEEPLGRLRFVTKYQHVEPLLKLKHNGHTRVRFSVNADYVIKNFEPATSRFEERIEAAGQIARAGYPLGFIIAPIIWHDGWEEGYSELLEKLAHALPPEIGKGLTFEMIQHRFTKTAKTVIEKRYPKSKLEMDIEKRKKKWGKWGQNKYVYPDEQQTALREFITERIFEYFPEAAIDYFT, translated from the coding sequence ATGAGCTTAATCACACCCGAACGCCCTCCTGCCAAAAGAACGCGCAAGCCCACCGGCCTCTTCATCCCGGAGCTGGTGTTCTTTGAACCTGATGCGCTGAATTATCCCAAAGGGGAGCGGATTATGGAGTGGGTCAAGTCCCGCAATATTCCCTACCGCATGACCACCTCGCATAACCGGATTACCAATCTGCCGGGCGAGACGGAAGTCGAGCAATACAAAATCGCCAAACGGACGCTGGTGGTCGGCTTGCGCAAGACGCTCACTTTTGACCAGTCGAAGCCGTCTGCCGATTATGCGATTCCGATTGCCACCGGCTGCATGGGCCACTGCCATTATTGTTACCTGCAGACGACGCTGGGAGCGAAGCCCTACATCCGTGTCTATGTCAACACCGGGGACATCATCGATGCCGCCAAAAAATATATCACGGAGCGCTCCCCGGAAATCACGACATTCGAAGCGGCCTGTACCTCAGACCCGCTCGGCCTTGAGCATATTACCGGCTCGCTGACAGAACTGATCGAATTCATGGCGGAGGAGCCGCTCGGGCGGCTGCGCTTCGTGACCAAATACCAGCATGTCGAGCCGCTGCTTAAGCTGAAGCATAACGGCCATACCCGTGTACGCTTCAGCGTGAACGCCGATTATGTAATCAAGAACTTCGAACCGGCCACCTCACGCTTCGAGGAGCGGATTGAGGCCGCCGGACAGATCGCCCGTGCCGGGTATCCGCTGGGCTTCATCATTGCCCCTATCATCTGGCATGACGGCTGGGAAGAAGGCTACAGCGAGCTGCTGGAGAAGCTGGCGCATGCCCTGCCGCCGGAGATTGGCAAGGGGCTGACCTTTGAGATGATCCAGCACCGCTTCACCAAGACAGCTAAGACTGTCATCGAGAAGCGTTATCCGAAGTCGAAGCTGGAGATGGACATTGAGAAGCGCAAGAAGAAATGGGGCAAATGGGGACAGAACAAATACGTCTACCCGGACGAACAGCAAACCGCCCTGCGCGAATTCATCACAGAGCGGATTTTCGAATATTTTCCGGAAGCAGCTATTGATTATTTCACTTAA
- a CDS encoding cytochrome c biogenesis protein CcdA: MSNLNAGIAFAAGVASFISPCCLPLYPSYLSYITGLSVQELKNGSNSKEVRLRTLSHTLAFILGFSAVFYTLGFGAGLFGEFFNGQRDLIRQLSAILIIVMGLFLLGVFQPQFLLRERKLELRWKPAGYLGSFIFGIGFSAGWSPCIGPILTAIIALSASDPGTWFTMITAYSIGFALPFFGLAFFLGGARKILKYSNLLMKLGGGLMVFMGILLFTDQMFRITIWLQGITPRWLIF; this comes from the coding sequence GTGTCCAACCTGAATGCAGGAATCGCTTTTGCCGCCGGAGTGGCGTCATTTATATCGCCTTGCTGCTTGCCGCTCTATCCTTCTTATCTATCTTATATTACCGGCTTATCGGTCCAGGAGCTGAAGAACGGCAGCAACAGCAAAGAGGTCCGTCTCCGGACTCTCTCGCATACGCTGGCGTTCATTCTGGGCTTCTCGGCAGTGTTCTATACGCTTGGCTTTGGAGCCGGGTTGTTCGGTGAATTCTTCAACGGGCAGCGGGATCTGATCCGTCAACTATCGGCGATTCTTATTATTGTCATGGGACTCTTCCTGCTGGGGGTATTCCAGCCGCAGTTTCTGCTCCGGGAACGCAAGCTGGAGCTGAGATGGAAGCCTGCCGGGTACCTCGGCTCCTTTATCTTCGGTATCGGGTTCTCGGCAGGCTGGTCGCCCTGCATAGGTCCCATTCTAACAGCTATAATTGCGTTATCGGCCAGTGATCCGGGAACATGGTTTACGATGATTACGGCATATAGTATCGGCTTTGCCCTGCCGTTCTTCGGATTGGCTTTTTTCCTGGGCGGAGCACGCAAAATCCTGAAATACTCCAACCTGCTGATGAAGCTGGGCGGCGGGCTGATGGTATTCATGGGCATCCTGCTGTTCACCGACCAGATGTTTCGCATTACGATTTGGCTGCAGGGCATCACGCCGCGCTGGCTGATTTTCTAA
- a CDS encoding metal ABC transporter permease, producing MEILFSDFFQRALAGGLMIGITAPLIGVFLVLRRLSMIGDTLAHVTIAGVALGFLTGFYPLGAGLIFAVVASFAIEKLRKAYKSYAELSIAIIMSGGVALASLFFTLGKGYNADVMSYLFGSIYTLNTTDLVVVGIVTIAVVVVVTLFFKEFFLLSFEEDAASVSGLPVKLLNMLITVLTALVISTAIKIVGSLLVSALLTIPVAISLLLSRSFKSSVILSVAIAEIAVTSGLVIAGVWNLAPGATIVLLLIALLTLTLIGKKGLPA from the coding sequence TTGGAAATCCTGTTTAGTGATTTTTTCCAGCGGGCGCTGGCCGGCGGGCTGATGATTGGCATTACGGCGCCGCTGATCGGCGTTTTTCTGGTGCTGCGGCGTCTGTCCATGATCGGAGATACGCTGGCGCATGTTACGATCGCCGGGGTAGCGCTGGGCTTTCTGACCGGCTTTTACCCGCTGGGGGCGGGGCTGATCTTTGCAGTCGTGGCCTCATTTGCCATTGAGAAGCTGCGCAAAGCCTACAAAAGCTACGCCGAGCTGTCCATTGCGATCATCATGTCGGGCGGTGTAGCGCTGGCCTCACTTTTTTTCACCCTGGGCAAAGGGTATAATGCAGATGTAATGAGCTATCTGTTCGGCAGCATCTATACGCTCAATACTACCGATCTTGTCGTGGTGGGAATCGTTACAATTGCAGTTGTGGTCGTCGTAACCTTATTCTTCAAGGAATTCTTCCTGCTCAGCTTCGAGGAGGATGCGGCCAGTGTCAGCGGACTTCCGGTGAAGCTGCTCAATATGCTGATTACGGTGTTAACGGCTTTGGTGATCAGTACGGCGATCAAAATTGTCGGCTCACTGCTGGTCTCTGCGCTGTTGACCATTCCTGTAGCCATTAGTCTGCTGCTGTCCCGGAGCTTCAAGTCCTCGGTTATTCTGTCCGTGGCGATTGCCGAGATTGCTGTCACTTCCGGACTGGTCATTGCTGGAGTATGGAATCTGGCTCCGGGAGCAACGATTGTTCTGCTGTTAATTGCACTATTGACCCTAACCCTCATCGGCAAAAAAGGGCTGCCAGCCTAA
- a CDS encoding metal ABC transporter ATP-binding protein, with product MQPVSLDCHQHMIEIQDLSFSYGEQKVISNLNYTVKERDFLGILGSNGAGKTTLLKMIVGLLPATSGEIKLFGQPVRRFKDWERIGYVPQKNAFNPLFPATVREVVLSGLYNNKNLIRRVSKAQHRQCEDALEVMRIQDIAEKRVGQLSGGQQQRVFLARALINHPDLLILDEPTVGIDAETQAGFFELIMHMHAHHHMTFLMVSHDIDMMKNYLGSEPVQKNGKINFYCRHSHEAQNCAVDNLQHTLS from the coding sequence ATGCAACCGGTATCCCTGGACTGCCATCAGCATATGATCGAAATACAGGATTTGTCCTTCTCCTACGGGGAACAGAAAGTGATCTCAAATCTGAATTATACGGTAAAAGAACGTGATTTCCTCGGCATCCTCGGTTCTAACGGTGCGGGTAAGACTACGCTGCTTAAGATGATCGTCGGCCTGCTGCCTGCCACCAGCGGAGAGATCAAATTATTCGGGCAGCCTGTGCGGAGGTTCAAGGACTGGGAGCGGATTGGCTATGTGCCGCAGAAGAATGCGTTCAACCCGCTGTTCCCGGCAACCGTGCGCGAAGTGGTCTTGTCAGGTCTGTACAACAACAAGAACCTGATCCGGCGGGTCTCGAAGGCCCAGCACCGGCAATGTGAGGATGCGCTGGAGGTCATGCGGATTCAGGACATCGCCGAGAAAAGAGTCGGCCAGCTGTCCGGCGGCCAGCAGCAGCGTGTCTTTCTGGCCCGCGCGCTGATCAACCATCCGGATCTGCTGATTCTGGATGAGCCTACCGTCGGTATTGACGCCGAGACCCAGGCCGGATTCTTCGAGCTGATCATGCATATGCATGCCCATCACCATATGACCTTCCTGATGGTCTCGCATGATATCGACATGATGAAGAATTACCTGGGCAGCGAGCCGGTCCAGAAGAACGGTAAGATAAATTTCTACTGCCGCCATTCACACGAGGCGCAGAACTGCGCCGTCGACAATTTGCAGCATACGTTGTCCTGA
- a CDS encoding zinc ABC transporter substrate-binding protein, whose amino-acid sequence MVTKSLQKGLLLAAVLLLTLSLAACGPKSSGSIVEGKVNVITTFYPIYEFTAEIGGADANVINLLPVGVEPHDWTPRSQDIISTSKAQLFLYNGAGLEGWVPNFLKSLDGDSKTKSVEVSQGVKLITTDEDDGHDHGHEGEEAEADGHGDSLHTDPHTWVSPKSALVMAKNIKDSLQAVDPAHTAGYEERYQKLTGRLNALDLKFTEELGKLPNKEIVVSHQAFSYLARDYGLSQHAIMGLSPDAEPRGQDLVKLAALVKAEGIRYIFFEELVSDKLAKTLASETGVSTMVLNPVEGLTEAQQKNGDNYFTLMEKNLQNLILALQ is encoded by the coding sequence ATGGTAACTAAAAGCTTACAAAAAGGGCTGCTGCTCGCTGCTGTTCTGCTGCTTACGCTGTCGCTGGCGGCATGCGGGCCGAAGAGCAGCGGAAGCATTGTTGAAGGTAAAGTGAACGTTATAACTACTTTTTATCCTATATATGAATTCACTGCCGAAATCGGCGGCGCCGATGCCAATGTAATCAACCTGCTTCCAGTAGGGGTTGAGCCGCATGACTGGACACCGCGCAGCCAGGATATCATAAGTACTTCCAAGGCGCAGCTGTTCCTCTATAATGGAGCCGGTCTGGAAGGTTGGGTCCCAAATTTCCTTAAGAGCCTCGATGGTGACAGTAAAACCAAGTCTGTAGAGGTTAGCCAAGGGGTGAAGCTGATTACAACCGACGAAGACGATGGGCATGATCACGGTCATGAAGGTGAAGAGGCTGAAGCAGACGGGCATGGCGACAGCCTGCACACCGACCCGCATACCTGGGTAAGCCCGAAGTCAGCGCTTGTGATGGCTAAGAATATCAAGGATAGTCTTCAAGCCGTTGATCCTGCGCATACCGCAGGGTATGAAGAGCGTTATCAAAAGCTCACCGGCCGCCTGAACGCACTGGATCTGAAGTTCACTGAAGAGCTGGGCAAGCTGCCTAACAAGGAGATTGTCGTATCACATCAGGCGTTCTCGTATCTGGCGCGGGACTACGGCCTGTCCCAGCATGCCATTATGGGGCTGTCGCCGGACGCTGAGCCGCGCGGTCAGGATCTGGTGAAGCTGGCGGCGCTGGTTAAGGCAGAGGGCATCCGTTATATTTTCTTCGAGGAGCTTGTATCTGATAAGCTGGCTAAGACACTGGCAAGTGAGACCGGTGTGTCCACGATGGTGCTGAATCCGGTAGAAGGTTTGACCGAGGCCCAGCAGAAGAACGGGGACAACTATTTCACCTTAATGGAGAAAAATTTGCAAAATCTCATTCTGGCCTTACAATAA
- the metG gene encoding methionine--tRNA ligase yields the protein MSENKTFYLTTPIYYPSDKLHIGHAYSTVAGDAMARYKRLRGYEVRYLTGTDEHGQKIEEKAGKAGKTPQEFVDGIVVGIKDLWKKLDISNDDFIRTTEERHKKVVADIFDRLLKQGDIYKGEYEGWYCISDETFYTETQLVDIERDADGKIIGGKSPDSGHPVELVKEESYFFRMSKYADRLLKFYEQNPEFILPESRKNEMINNFIKPGLEDLAVSRTTFDWGVKVKGDEKHVVYVWIDALTNYITALGYGSEDRSLYEKYWPADVHIVGKEIVRFHTIYWPIILMALGEPLPKKVFAHGWLLMKDGKMSKSKGNVVDPVTLIDRYGLDALRYYLLREVPFGSDGTFTPESFVDRINYDLANDLGNLLNRTGAMVEKYFGGELPAYAGQVTAFDGELEAVVQNTYAKVEEAMEKMEFSVALTAIGALISRTNKYIDETQPWVLAKDESRSAELASVMRHLVEGLRTASILLQPFLTGAPAKIWEQLGIQPGELTTWESGRSFGLIPAGTRLVKGDPIFPRLDVAQEVAYIAEAMGAGKPAAAEATPAAAAAVAPEAAAADPEEEEHKEEIGIDDFAKAELRVAQVIACEPVKKADKLLKLQLDLGYEQRQVVSGIAKFYTPEELVGRKVICIVNLKPVKLRGELSQGMILAASKGEQLTIATVPDSMPNGAIVK from the coding sequence ATGAGTGAGAACAAAACCTTTTATCTGACAACACCGATCTACTATCCGAGCGACAAGCTGCATATCGGGCATGCGTATTCCACGGTAGCCGGTGATGCGATGGCCCGCTACAAGCGGCTGCGCGGCTATGAGGTGCGCTATCTGACCGGGACGGACGAGCATGGGCAGAAGATTGAAGAGAAGGCCGGCAAGGCCGGGAAGACCCCGCAGGAGTTCGTGGACGGGATTGTCGTCGGTATTAAGGATCTGTGGAAGAAGCTGGACATCTCGAATGATGATTTCATCCGTACCACAGAGGAGCGCCACAAGAAGGTGGTTGCGGATATTTTTGACCGTCTGCTGAAGCAGGGGGATATCTACAAAGGGGAATACGAAGGCTGGTACTGTATTTCGGATGAGACCTTCTACACCGAGACCCAGCTGGTGGATATTGAACGTGATGCTGACGGCAAGATTATTGGCGGAAAAAGCCCTGACAGCGGTCATCCGGTGGAGCTGGTCAAGGAGGAAAGCTACTTCTTCCGCATGAGCAAATATGCTGACCGCCTGCTGAAGTTCTACGAGCAGAATCCGGAGTTTATCCTGCCGGAATCCCGCAAGAACGAGATGATTAACAACTTCATCAAGCCGGGTCTGGAGGATCTGGCGGTATCCCGTACGACTTTTGACTGGGGCGTTAAGGTAAAAGGCGACGAGAAGCATGTAGTGTACGTGTGGATCGATGCGCTTACCAACTACATCACGGCTCTCGGCTATGGCTCGGAGGACCGCAGTCTGTACGAGAAGTACTGGCCTGCGGATGTACACATCGTCGGGAAGGAAATTGTCCGCTTCCATACGATCTACTGGCCGATCATTCTGATGGCGCTCGGCGAACCGTTGCCGAAGAAGGTATTTGCGCACGGCTGGCTGCTGATGAAGGATGGCAAGATGTCCAAATCCAAGGGCAATGTGGTTGATCCGGTGACGCTGATTGACCGCTACGGCCTGGATGCTCTGCGTTATTATCTGCTGCGCGAGGTTCCTTTTGGCTCGGACGGCACCTTCACGCCGGAGAGCTTCGTGGACCGGATCAACTATGATCTGGCCAATGACCTTGGCAACCTGCTGAACCGGACCGGCGCAATGGTTGAGAAGTACTTCGGCGGGGAGCTTCCGGCATACGCCGGGCAAGTCACCGCATTTGACGGCGAGCTTGAGGCGGTAGTGCAGAACACTTACGCCAAAGTGGAAGAGGCGATGGAGAAGATGGAATTCTCCGTTGCCCTGACCGCGATCGGCGCGCTGATCAGCCGGACGAACAAGTACATTGACGAGACCCAGCCTTGGGTGCTCGCGAAGGACGAGAGCCGCAGCGCTGAGCTGGCTTCGGTGATGCGGCATCTGGTAGAGGGACTGCGCACCGCGTCCATTCTGCTCCAGCCGTTCCTGACCGGCGCTCCGGCGAAGATCTGGGAGCAGCTGGGCATTCAGCCGGGCGAGCTGACTACGTGGGAGAGCGGCAGATCCTTCGGCCTGATTCCAGCAGGTACCCGGCTGGTGAAGGGCGACCCGATCTTCCCGCGCCTGGATGTGGCGCAGGAGGTAGCGTACATCGCCGAAGCGATGGGAGCCGGGAAGCCGGCCGCTGCAGAGGCAACGCCTGCTGCTGCGGCTGCTGTGGCCCCGGAAGCGGCTGCTGCCGATCCGGAGGAAGAGGAGCATAAGGAAGAAATCGGCATCGACGATTTCGCCAAGGCGGAGTTGCGCGTAGCCCAGGTTATCGCCTGCGAGCCGGTGAAGAAGGCGGATAAGCTGCTGAAGCTGCAGCTGGATCTTGGCTACGAGCAGCGCCAGGTGGTATCCGGCATTGCGAAGTTCTACACACCGGAGGAGCTGGTGGGCCGCAAGGTGATCTGCATTGTGAACCTGAAGCCGGTGAAGCTGCGCGGTGAGCTGTCCCAGGGCATGATCCTGGCCGCCTCCAAGGGCGAGCAGCTGACCATTGCTACCGTGCCGGATAGCATGCCGAACGGAGCAATTGTGAAATAG
- the yidD gene encoding membrane protein insertion efficiency factor YidD — MASLRRTVQAPIRVYRKFISPLKPATCRFYPTCSAYALEAIEVHGPLKGSWLAARRIARCHPFHPGGLDPVPPRKEQPSGDKPLHTT; from the coding sequence ATGGCTAGCTTACGAAGAACGGTACAGGCTCCTATCCGGGTCTACCGCAAGTTCATTTCGCCGCTCAAGCCCGCCACCTGCCGGTTCTACCCGACCTGTTCGGCCTATGCGCTGGAGGCAATTGAGGTCCATGGACCACTCAAGGGCTCATGGCTCGCTGCCAGGCGGATCGCCCGCTGTCATCCCTTCCATCCGGGAGGCCTTGACCCGGTGCCGCCGCGCAAAGAACAGCCCTCCGGGGACAAGCCGCTGCATACGACTTGA
- a CDS encoding Fur family transcriptional regulator, with translation MLSTDQILEAMSGQGLRITDQRKTLAKLFGENTGYLSAKDVYEHMGRKYSGLSFDTVYRNLRVMEELGVLEQIVFEEGVKFKASCSQDHHHHHMICLQCMKTYPIQFCPMNLTDPPDQFRVVKHKFEVFGYCKDCEQGRVEEPAGAARSKEGR, from the coding sequence ATGCTGTCGACAGATCAAATCCTGGAAGCCATGTCGGGGCAGGGGCTGCGAATCACCGATCAGCGCAAGACGCTTGCCAAATTATTCGGCGAGAACACGGGATATTTGTCTGCGAAGGATGTATATGAGCATATGGGCCGCAAGTATAGCGGGCTGAGCTTCGATACAGTCTACCGTAACCTGCGCGTTATGGAGGAACTGGGGGTACTGGAGCAGATTGTATTTGAAGAAGGCGTCAAATTCAAGGCAAGCTGCAGTCAGGATCACCATCATCACCATATGATTTGTCTGCAGTGTATGAAGACGTACCCGATTCAATTCTGCCCGATGAATCTAACCGATCCGCCGGATCAGTTCCGGGTGGTCAAGCATAAATTCGAGGTATTCGGCTACTGCAAGGATTGTGAGCAGGGAAGAGTAGAAGAGCCGGCCGGGGCCGCCCGCAGCAAAGAGGGACGCTGA